A window from Triplophysa dalaica isolate WHDGS20190420 chromosome 3, ASM1584641v1, whole genome shotgun sequence encodes these proteins:
- the myripa gene encoding rab effector MyRIP isoform X3 has product MAETISVALRVAEEAIDEAIAKAESKTNSQQSEAHYLREHRGELVQELATTIVQKIVQRRRDLSEMQSGDQLSPDQAKSASNASLWRSHSAFCLLPDEKVDQQGNIESKPSAFQGHAMEMNKEGTMPVQVLPSWRSVDRLDNSTLQSPDGNWIAYQSTLLSRPSLLTKRKSLVYSALERESGVVSAYDEIGSETETESDGVWGAALQELRLKMSANKQLSYPESYSRHSTLPLDAHTQKSTADIESSTGEDGPPHKSHKSLLPFLKRKVPLDHRRPSSARRPSIMDVNFNPGGAESSDDCLEDSRVKRLRRRKKNKREDAEWTGKPVLSLPDCSSQLSDALVKNRYLKQDPVLCHKSDQDLDADASDTPTPDILSSGAVTPEPFGLDLRNHSSVDHRAQGLVESLDKELTSKLRELNSQVRETQLSSTEDELERLEYQIRDQENERKAEGTKVIEEATFAIKVDLTKRMNETAYHQITTEKLDNKLTSKLKELTSKVNETQLSSTEDELDRFEDQIEFDVTTQPIRMETLESEDNKTDNQDRLIQYQEKPQSHVEKMVEKAEEERSEKRPRDMVSEKDIIERNVVNETLKDITTGSHKQEHNMTDAQEKIARKKTEKTVSQRQVQTEERSSAEGEQSGAENIETVIQTEEALSSELPLSELLIEDGEVEFDKIIDIVAKALDEMEESEAYCGEGVFLEESEAEKQEMTKDKAEQETVTDGARHEMEDGVEVEQSFVAGRSKVVHEKETGEINKVLAIENSTVVETSKEILLLKDANSQGDALDTEKREQQSIVRHSAPSGQEEYLSPEEICKKYSAASLRSITTEVLKVLNATEDLIHGSMGDSRSQPDHSDLMTVPPAEAKRLDEQLSRLEENVYVAAGTVFGLEAELGDLEECARSICASTSEGELSHLEDQVASAAAQVQQSELQVLDIAGRIAALKHAGLNVAPQTQFSNVKTTVTKTQTIGSSRKLRRRLPAPPTQDKEA; this is encoded by the exons ATGGCTGAGACTATTAGCGTGGCACTGCGGGTGGCAGAAGAGGCCATAGATGAGGCCATTGCTAAAGCTGAGAGCAAGACTAACAGTCAA CAGAGTGAAGCTCATTATCTGCGAGAGCACCGAGGAGAGCTGGTACAGGAACTGGCCACAACTATAGTACAGAAA ATTGTCCAGCGGAGGAGGGATCTGTCTGAGATGCAGTCTGGTGATCAACTTTCTCCTGATCAAGCTAAGAGTGCCAGCAATGCTTCTCTCTGG AGATCTCACTCAGCATTCTGCCTTTTGCCTGATGAGAAAGTGGACCAGCAGGGCAACATTGAGTCCAAGCCTTCAGCCTTTCAAGGTCATGCTATGGAAATGAATAAAGAAGGAACAATGCCTGTCCAGGTCTTGCCTAGCTGGAGGAGTGTTGACCGATTGGACAATTCTA CGTTACAGAGCCCTGACGGGAACTGGATTGCTTACCAGAGCACCCTACTGTCTCGTCCAAGCCTTTTAACAAAGCGTAAAAGCCTAGTCTACAGCGCCTTGGAAAGGGAATCCGGTGTGGTGTCCGCTTATGATGAGATAGGATCAGAAACAGAGACTGAGTCTGACGGAGTCTGGGGTGCGGCTCTGCAAGAACTTCGCCTTAAGATGTCCGCCAACAAGCAGTTGAGTTATCCTGAGTCTTACAGTCGTCATTCAACCTTGCCTTTGGATGCACATACCCAAAAGTCTACTGCAGATATTGAGAGCTCCACTGGTGAGGATGGACCGCCGCATAAGTCCCACAAATCTCTACTGCCCTTCCTGAAAAGGAAAGTGCCACTGGACCACAGACGACCCTCGTCTGCTCGTCGCCCAAGCATTATGGATGTTAATTTCAACCCAGGAGGGGCGGAGAGCAGCGATGATTGCCTAGAGGACAGCAGGGTCAAGAGGTTACGCAGGAGGAAGAAGAATAAGAGAGAAGATGCAGAATGGACAGGAAAGCCAGTGTTGTCTTTACCG GATTGCAGTAGCCAACTCTCAGATGCTCTGGTGAAGAATCGGTACTTGAAACAAGACCCAGTTTTGTGTCATAAAAGTGATCAGGATCTGGACGCTGATGCTTCAGACACTCCTACCCCTGACATCTTGAGTTCTGGAGCAGTGACCCCTGAACCATTTGGACTTGATCTCAGAAATCACAGCAGTGTGGATCACAGAGCCCAAGGTTTGGTTGAATCTTTAGATAAGGAGTTGACCTCCAAATTGAGAGAGCTGAACAGTCAAGTTAGAGAAACACAACTCTCTTCCACTGAGGATGAATTGGAGAGGTTGGAATATCAAATCAGAGAtcaagaaaatgaaagaaaagcagAAGGAACTAAAGTTATAGAAGAAGCTACATTTGCTATTAAGGTTGATTTAacaaaaagaatgaatgaaacgGCATATCATCAAATAACAACAGAGAAGCTGGACAATAAGTTGACCTCTAAACTTAAAGAGCTGACCAGTAAAGTCAATGAGACGCAACTTTCTTCTACTGAAGATGAATTGGACAGGTTTGAGGATCAAATTGAATTTGATGTCACaactcaaccaatcagaatggAGACACTGGAATCAGAGGATAATAAGACAGATAATCAAGACAGATTGATACAATATCAAGAGAAACCCCAAAGTCATGTAGAGAAGATGGTTGAAAAAGCAGAAGAAGAGAGATCAGAGAAAAGGCCTCGGGACATGGTGTCAGAAAAAGACATCATTGAGCGAAATGTTGTGAACGAGACGTTGAAAGATATTACCACTGGCAGCCATAAACAAGAACATAATATGACAGACGCACAAGAGAAGATAGCCAGAAAGAAGACTGAGAAGACGGTGAGCCAAagacaagtccagactgaagaAAGAAGCTCAGCTGAAGGTGAACAGAGCGGAGCTGAGAATATAGAGACTGTGATTCAAACGGAGGAGGCTTTATCCAGTGAACTGCCTTTAAGTGAATTGCTTATTGAGGATGGAGAGGTGGAATTTGATAAGATCATCGATATTGTAGCGAAGGCTTTGGATGAAATGGAAGAGTCAGAAGCTTATTGTGGTGAGGGGGTATTTTTAGAGGAGAGTGAGGCAGAGAAACAAGAGATGACGAAAGATAAGGCGGAGCAGGAGACGGTAACTGATGGTGCAAGACATGAAATGGAGGACGGCGTGGAAGTTGAGCAATCTTTTGTTGCTGGAAGGTCGAAGGTGGTTCACGAAAAAGAAACGGGGGAGATCAACAAAGTCTTGGCAATTGAGAACAGCACTGTTGTTGAAACATCTAAAGAGATACTTCTACTAAAAGATGCCAACAGTCAAGGTGATGCTTTAGACACTGAGAAAAGAGAGCAGCAGAGCATTGTTCGGCATAGCGCCCCATCTGGTCAGGAGGAGTATCTCTCACCAGAGGAGATCTGTAAG AAGTACTCTGCTGCATCACTGCGTAGCATCACCACAGAGGTGCTGAAGGTGCTAAACGCTACAGAGGATCTGATTCACGGATCTATGGGAGACAGCCGAAGCCAGCCAGATCACAGTGACCTCATGACAGTTCCCCCAGCGGAGGCCAAAAGACTAGACGAGCAGCTCAGCCGACTGGAGGAGAAT GTGTATGTGGCTGCAGGTACAGTGTTCGGGCTGGAGGCTGAACTGGGGGATCTGGAGGAGTGTGCCCGTAGCATCTGTGCATCCACCTCTGAAGGAGAGCTCTCTCACCTGGAGGATCAAGTGGCCTCAGCAGCAGCCCAGGTGCAGCAGTCTGAGCTCCAG GTTTTGGACATTGCAGGAAGAATTGCTGCTTTGAAACATGCAGGTCTTAATGTTGCGCCGCAGACCCAGTTTTCCAATGTCAAGACAACAGTAACTAAG aCACAAACCATTGGCTCATCCCGCAAACTAAGGCGGCGACTGCCAGCGCCTCCAACACAAG ATAAAGAAGCTTAA
- the plxdc2a gene encoding plexin domain-containing protein 2 — MALWARPHVFFGILIQIQFTIQKLPTNGMSYVTSEHLSKQEISSVSFKRYNKRWRRWLFSSKPENEVIQNQHLERYEEHGRFPDVLTNDRHDNLTIKRDMDYIYYTSKFYGPRESTVKDLWVNIKKMGTAHRILSNTHRQTLRVNLSFDFPFYGHKLKGIHVATGGFLYTGSVIHKMLTATQYIAPLMANFDLSISPNSTVFYCDNGTALVVQWDHVHLQDAFHLGSFTFQATLHKDGRITFAYKEIPIDINTISNVNHPVKVGLSDAFVVLHKIEQLQNVRRRTIYEYHRVELLKSKITNSSAVEMLPLPTCLQFSSCEMCVTAQIGFNCSWCSRLKRCSSGFDQYRQDWVDHGCLNEKTPHENQCSSCERRTNNSIDIHGYDNRNINHFDYELFLCQNSQHIPVIQKPPYYHPQQCYCNFFHYSESQMDNTEKQRQEQMQTGLLIGILVTMILMVTAVLATIYMYYHPTSSASLFFIERRPTHWPAIKFRRGSRRPSYAGVEAVGQDKEGFIEMDTRDSFLVSDRRESLFLTDQRDGFIVAEQRERSSLWEAASMNPILSF; from the exons ATGGCGCTGTGGGCTAGACCACATGTTTTCTTTGGGATTTTGATTCAAATTCAATTCACCATTCAGAAACTACCAACAAATG GCATGTCATACGTTACCTCTGAACACCTCTCCAAGCAAGAGATTTCCAGTGTCAGCTTCAAGCGGTACAATAAAAGATGGAGGAGATGGTTGTTTTCATCCAAACCAGAGAATGAGGTCATTCAGAACCAGCATCTGGAACGTTATGAAGAGCATGGCAGATTTCCGGACGTACTGACAAATGACAGGCATGACAACTTGACCATTAAG AGAGATATGGATTATATCTACTACACATCCAAATTCTATGGACCCAGAGAAAGTACAGTTAAAGATTTGTGGGTAAATATTAAGAAGATGGGGACGGCCCATAGAATTCTGTCCAACACGCATCGACAAACTTTG AGAGTGAATCTGTCATTTGATTTCCCATTCTACGGACACAAATTAAAAGGAATACATGTTGCTACAGGGG GCTTCTTATACACGGGAAGTGTTATCCACAAAATGCTGACCGCAACTCAATACATTGCTCCTCTCATGGCTAATTTTGACCTCAGTATCTCGCCGAACTCAACAGTTTTTTACTGCGATAATG GCACAGCTCTTGTTGTTCAGTGGGACCATGTGCATCTTCAGGATGCTTTTCATTTGGGTAGTTTTACCTTCCAGGCAACTTTACACAAGGACGGCAGAATCACCTTTGCATATAAAGAG ATTCCCATTGACATTAATACAATAAGCAATGTCAATCACCCTGTGAAAGTTGGGCTCTCTGATGCGTTTGTGGTTCTTCATAAGATTGAGCAGCTTCAAA ATGTTAGACGGAGAACGATATATGAATACCATCGGGTAGAACTCTTAAAATCCAAGATCACCAACTCATCTGCGGTTGAAATGCTTCCATTACCGA CCTGCCTGCAGTTCTCCAgctgtgagatgtgtgtgacaGCTCAGATTGGCTTTAACTGTAGCTGGTGCAGTCGCCTAAAAAG ATGTTCCAGTGGATTTGACCAGTATCGTCAGGACTGGGTTGACCATGGGTGTCTAAATGAG AAAACCCCTCATGAGAACCAGTGCTCCAGTTGTGAACGCAGGACTAACAACAGTATCGACATACACGGTTACGACAACAGAAACATCAATCACTTCGATTATGAGCTCTTCCTCTGCCAAAACAGCCAGCACATCCCTGTCATTCAAAAACCGCCCTACTATCATCCTCAACAATG CTATTgtaatttctttcattattcaGAGTCTCAGATGGACAATACAGAGAAGCAGAGACAGGAGCAGATGCAGACAGGTCTGCTCATTGGCATCCTGGTCACTATGATCCTCATGGTGACTGCAGTGTTGGCCACTATATACATGTACTACCATCCCACCTCCAGCGCCAGCCTATTCTTCATAGAG AGAAGACCAACACATTGGCCTGCAATCAAATTTCGACGAGGTTCAAGACGACCGTCATACGCAGGGGTAGAGGCCGTGGGACAAGATAAAGAAGGATTCATCGAGATGGACACGAGAGACAGTTTTCTCGTATCAGACAGGAGAGAGAGCTTATTTCTGACTGACCAGAGGGATGGATTCATTGTAGCCGAACAAAGAGAACGTTCCTCATTATGGGAAGCTGCTAGCATGAATCCTATACTGTCGTTTTAA
- the LOC130416691 gene encoding MAM and LDL-receptor class A domain-containing protein 1-like produces MSSHKVAFRANLSPNPESFVLLDDVSIRSGACSASGSCDFESDQCTWVNAANGVSDQHDWVHTDGHFIGPLVDYTTHTADGKFILSPSQINTRGQSSRSVLISERIVLTTESCLDFWYHINGSDPGILRVLSDSDATEQEVMFETRDSGNIWKNASITVVKTKPFQIYIEAKAGKEGFIAMDDIRFTQGPCEDISVESGVFPRCDFEADTSQWKDISVGQFVWQRDQNGTVTANTGPSVDHTTGTELGKNIKMFSSNEKRTNTESYIQYGHILNSVYMLLLGWYMTVEASHGDHNSYAALQSTAMKDASNECLFEFYYHMFGEGIGELKVFLQEGQRRTPLWWMSGNHGDEWHRAELGVGRTHQVFTLLFEATRTYSELGDIAIDDISFLNCNLPGPEESCKDDMFLCSNRVCVESNRVCDYSDDCGDGSDEELCDVKGYQKRCSFEQGMCSWGKSDLATGWILQKGEQAWPKFGPPRDHTRNTAAGHYITPAHELSGDRRAEIISSTLMPSSDCTVRFYHYCQGNSTLARLNVLLRTLRNGEDDIILWENALTQSFSWQRVEVTFSPRVKSKMVFMYIGNGGAHTTLTAVDDISLSMSCAHDPANSELPDTPEPTTTPTTATTSLTTSAPSVSPTVNACTEKEFHCWQSDGLKCIAAAAQCNYVLDCPLGEDEQTCGPCNFENGLCQWSDVSVGPYTWNRVKATNTTDPPNDNTIGTGHYIQTYFLEQSKNETVFQSPSLPISSAYCQLLFHFHIGGERSGNLTVILQNEEDDGKLLWSRSSSSSTQWVTELLPLGKHDRPYRIIFSSQTLFRHDEFCTSIALDDISFHNCEKDYQAPDISLATCSFEKDLCGWFQGAAEDIDWQRWSETTQSKNTGPSGDHTNGNGYYLYITSSIHNRTGDKAQLKSPLSPPSGPDGYCFSFWYHMFGANVGSLRMSIYDISSNHVTLMWLREGSQGNEWRLAQIHVKLQEVHQLLIEASVGLSGHIAIDDLSVTKGACAPAEGLCDFEEGDCGWIQQTNDNLDWIRVSDLYQKSEFLKSRPGLDHTTNTASGYYFYMDATPAHVQGHKAIMTSPLNIDNAKCLQLWYYMEGRGAGTLNVYQQFSDNDQSLLVTQSGGQGGFWRFAQTPLDPSGSNSRIVVEGITGQSEEGVIALDDVLVTNYPCTPSGQCDFEVNFCSWFNLFEVDDADWMRVQAGTGEHTGPSVDHTSNSSTGCYIYMDSSVGRWGDTAKILSEIFTPDSRGHCFTFWYHLYGDRVGTLNLYINNSTIYNSGNEFGQRVWTESGHQGDVWWRGNVYVNHKEPFWFVFEFLKGGGPKEVWLLMIFTSSTGPVTQTPLLHHTGLTL; encoded by the exons ATGTCTTCACACAAA GTGGCATTCAGAGCCAACCTCAGTCCAAACCCGGAGTCGTTTGTTCTTCTGGATGATGTCTCAATTAGAAGTGGGGCTTGTTCTGCCTCCGGATCATGTGACTTTGAGTCCGACCAGTGCACATGGGTGAATGCTGCTAATGGAGTATCAGATCAACATGACTGGGTCCATACAGATGGTCACTTCATAGGTCCCCTGGTCGATTACACAACTCATACTGCAGATG GAAAGTTTATTTTGAGTCCTTCTCAGATAAACACACGTGGCCAAAGCAGCCGGTCTGTGTTGATCTCGGAAAGGATCGTGCTGACCACTGAATCCTGTCTTGACTTCTGGTACCATATAAACGGAAG TGACCCTGGGATCTTAAGAGTGTTATCAGATTCAGATGCAACAGAGCAGGAAGTGATGTTTGAAACACGGGACAGCGGgaacatttggaaaaatgccTCTATCACTGTGGTAAAGACCAAACCCTTTCAG ATTTATATAGAGGCTAAAGCAGGTAAAGAAGGATTTATTGCTATGGACGACATACGATTTACACAGGGGCCATGTGAAG ATATCAGTGTGGAAAGTGGAGTGTTTCCCAGGTGCGATTTCGAGGCAGACACAAGTCAATGGAAAGATATCAGTGTCGGGCAGTTTGTTTGGCAGCGGGATCAGAATGGTACAGTCACGGCCAACACAGGCCCCTCAGTGGACCACACTACTGGCACAGAGCTGGGTAAAAACATAAAGATGTTCTCATCTAATGAAAAACGGACTAATACAGAAagttatatacagtatggacacattttaaattctgtgtATATGCTTCTATTAGGCTGGTATATGACAGTAGAAGCCAGCCATGGGGACCACAATAGCTATGCTGCTCTACAAAGTACCGCTATGAAAGATGCCAgcaatgaatgtttgtttgaattttaCTACCACATGTTTGGCGAGG GCATCGGAGAACTGAAAGTGTTTCTTCAGGAGGGCCAGAGGAGAACACCTTTGTGGTGGATGTCTGGTAACCATGGAGATGAGTGGCATCGTGCAGAATTGGGCGTTGGTCGCACCCATCAAGTTTTTACACTCCTCTTTGAGGCTACCAGAACCTACAGTGAGCTTGGAGATATTGCCATAGATGACATTTCTTTCTTAAACTGCAATCTTCCAG GGCCTGAAGAATCTTGTAAAGATGACATGTTCTTATGTTCaaaccgtgtgtgtgtggagtcAAACAGAGTGTGTGACTACAGTGATGACTGTGGAGACGGCTCGGATGAGGAGCTCTGTG ATGTAAAGGGTTATCAGAAACGCTGCAGTTTCGAGCAGGGCATGTGCTCATGGGGGAAGAGCGATTTGGCAACTGGTTGGATTTTGCAGAAGGGAGAACAGGCCTGGCCGAAGTTTGGACCACCGAGAGACCATACCCGGAACACTGCAGCGG GTCATTATATTACTCCAGCACATGAGCTGAGTGGCGATCGGAGAGCAGAGATCATCTCCAGCACTCTGATGCCCAGTTCGGATTGCACC GTGAGGTTCTACCACTACTGTCAAGGTAACAGCACTTTGGCCAGGCTAAATGTCTTACTGAGGACACTTCGTAACGGAGAAGATGACATTATACTTTGGGAAAATGCTTTGACACAGAGCTTCAGCTGGCAAAGAGTCGAGGTCACCTTCTCCCCCAGGGTTAAGAGTAAG ATGGTATTCATGTACATTGGAAACGGAGGGGCTCATACAACACTAACAGCAGTGGATGATATTTCACTCTCTATGTCATGTGCTCACGATCCTGCCAACAGTGAGCTGCCCGACACACCCGAACCAACCACAACTCCAACTACAGCAACAACATCATTGACGACATCTGCTCCTTCAGTTTCACCAACGGTCAACGCTTGCACG GAGAAAGAGTTTCACTGCTGGCAGTCAGATGGTTTGAAATGCATTGCAGCTGCTGCTCAGTGTAATTATGTGCTAGACTGCCCTCTAGGGGAAGATGAGCAAACCTGCG GTCCGTGTAATTTTGAGAATGGCCTCTGCCAATGGAGTGATGTAAGTGTAGGTCCTTACACATGGAATAGAGTAAAGGCAACTAACACCACAGACCCACCCAATGACAACACCATTGGAACAG GCCACTACATCCAGACGTACTTCTTGGAGCAGTCTAAGAATGAGACTGTGTTCCAAAGCCCATCTCTGCCAATTAGCTCTGCATACTGCCAGCTTCT TTTTCACTTCCACATTGGTGGAGAACGTTCAGGCAATCTCACAGTGATTCTACAGAATGAAGAGGATGATGGGAAGCTGCTCTGGTCGAGATCAAGCAGCAGTTCAACACAATGGGTCACAGAGCTCTTACCATTGGGAAAACACGATAGGCCTTACAGG ATCATTTTTAGCAGCCAGACCTTATTTCGTCATGATGAGTTTTGCACCAGCATTGCACTAGATGACATCTCCTTCCACAACTGTGAAAAGGACTACCAAGCTCCAG ACATTTCCTTGGCCACATGCTCTTTTGAGAAGGATCTGTGTGGGTGGTTTCAGGGAGCTGCAGAGGACATCGACTGGCAGAGATGGAGCGAAACAACCCAGTCCAAAAACACGGGTCCCTCGGGAGACCACACTAATGGAAACG GGTATTATCTGTACATCACAAGCTCAATTCACAACAGGACAGGGGACAAGGCTCAACTGAagtctcctctttcacccccaAGTGGTCCTGATGGGTACTGCTTCTCATTCTGGTATCACATGTTTGGAGCAAATGTGGGATCGCTAAGAATGTCCATATATGATATATCTTCCAACCACGTAACACTG ATGTGGCTGAGAGAGGGGTCTCAGGGGAATGAATGGCGTTTGGCTCAAATTCATGTGAAACTACAGGAAGTTCATCAGCTCTTAATTGAAGCTTCAGTAGGATTATCTGGACACATTGCTATAGACGATTTATCAGTTACTAAAGGTGCCTGTGCTCCAGCAG AGGGTCTTTGTGACTTTGAGGAGGGGGATTGTGGCTGGATACAACAGACCAATGATAACCTAGACTGGATTAGAGTGTCAGATCTGTATCAAAAATCGGAATTCTTAAAGTCTAGACCTGGACTTGACCACACAACCAATACGGCCAGTGGATACTATTTTTATATGGATGCCACGCCTGCTCACGTACAAGGACATAAAGCAATAATGACATCTCCCCTAAATATTG ATAATGCCAAGTGTCTCCAACTGTGGTATTACATGGAGGGAAGGGGCGCTGGGACTCTAAATGTGTATCAACAGTTCTCAGACAATGATCAGTCCCTGTTGGTAACCCAGTCTGGAGGACAGGGGGGATTTTGGAGGTTTGCTCAGACCCCGCTGGACCCCTCAGGGTCAAACTCCAGG ATCGTGGTGGAGGGGATTACAGGCCAGAGTGAAGAAGGAGTCATAGCGCTCGATGACGTGCTGGTTACTAACTACCCTTGCACTCCATCAGGACAATGTGACTTTGAGGTAAACTTTTGCAGCTGGTTCAATCTCTTTGAGGTGGATGATGCAGACTGGATGAGAGTGCAAGCAGGCACTGGAGAGCACACAGGCCCCAGCGTAGACCATACCAGCAACTCATCCACAG gttgttacatttatatggACAGCTCTGTTGGTCGATGGGGAGACACTGCGAAGATACTTAGTGAGATATTCACCCCAGACAGCAGGGGGCACTGTTTTACATTCTGGTATCATCTGTATGGAGACCGTGTTGGGACACTTAACTTGTATATCAATAACAG CACCATTTATAACAGTGGGAATGAGTTTGGCCAGAGAGTATGGACGGAGTCAGGACATCAAGGAGATGTGTGGTGGAGAGGCAACGTATATGTGAACCACAAAGAGCCTTTCTGG TTCGTATTTGAATTCTTGAAGGGAGGAGGTCCGAAGGAAGTGTGGCTATTGATGATATTCACATCGTCCACGGGACCTGTGACTCAGACCCCACTCCTGCACCACACAGGATTGACA CTGTAG